CTGTTCCATTTGAAGGTGTTTCAGTTCTATCCTTGCACATGAGAACATAGTACTCAATCAAATGCACAACGCTGTTGAACTGTTTAAGTCTAGATCTGACACAAGTGATAGAGTCCAGTCTAAACTTGCCATCTTGATATTCTATACGTAGATTGGTCGGTCCCGCTGACGTTTTTACTGATATAGTCAGTAGATACTCTGAGTGCGAACTATCCCTAACCAAAAAGGTCCCTTCAGGGGCATCCTGTAACCTTTCCTTGGCTTCAGCAACAGTCATGTTGCCCCAGTACCATCCTGTTAAAAGATGAGAAAAAGAAGGGATTTGTTTAttcctgtttgttttaaaaGCTGCTCTCTAGCTGATATACTTCTAGTCACCcatttcttttgttgtttgAAAGCTAAAGTCCTGCAGGCACAGTAaatttttatttgctatttaAATTCATTTGTTTTACAACGCATCCCGTTTTGACAGAGCTTTCCAGGTCACTTTTTATTTACCTATGTATGCATACACATGCACAAACTTTCCCGCAGCGTCCTGCGGGGCCGACACCGGAGCCGCCGACCCGGCGGGCCGCCCCTGAAGCAGCAGGGACGCGTCCCGCGGCTCCCCGCTGCTCTGCCGCCGGGGCCCGCGCCGCGCCCGCAAGGCACAGGCTGGCAGCCCGCAGAACGCCCGCTTTGGGGAACTCtgagcaggctgctgctgaaatgaGCTTTCGCAAGCGATCGAAAGCTAAGGGATAAGAAAACAACTTCGGCGAGGTAGCTGCGGTCCTGGCGCGGCTGCGATGAAGACAAAAAGCTCTTCCCTCCTCCCGCAAGCGAGCCCCGCGTCCTGCGGGGCCGGGCGAGCCGCCGCCACGCCGGCGAGGGGAGCGCAGGTACGCGGGGCCGAGGGGATGCGGCCGCCCCGGccggcggcagcgcccggccctcGCCCGGCCGCAGATCCCGGGCTGCCGCCGGggcgcggcgctgccggcgctttCGCTTCGGCCGCCGCAGTCCGCGTAAGGTCGGAGTCGTCGCCGCCCCTCTCCGCCGCGGGAACGCGACCTCGCAGCGCCGGGCGGCGATGGCCAGGCGTCTCACCGCCGCCCGGTTCCCCTCGCCCCGGGGGGGATCCCCGCCGCGCCGCTCTGCCTCCCCCTGGACAGCGCCACCGCCCCGGGCGCTTTCCCCTTCCCGGCCGCCCGGGCTTACCTGCCCGCCGCAGCTCCTCCATAGCCGCGGCCAGGTGCTCCGCCTCACGGCACTCCTCGGCAAcgggcgccgccgccccggggtACCCCCAGCGCTCCCCGGAGCTCTCCGCGCTCTCCAGGGACTCGGCGGAGCGCAGGGTCatgggcggcggcggcgggcgcggccccgCTCGCCCGCAGGTCGGGGGCTGCCGGCAGGAGAGAGCTCCGCTTCGCCGCCGCGGGGCTCAGCGCCGCGCTGGGTGCATGGTCCCGGCCCCCGGCCCGGGCGCCGCCTGCGAGCGGAGAGAGAGCGCGGTTAGCGGCGAGCCCCGCGAGAGGAGCTCCCGACGCAGAGCGTGTTTCTGGCGATCCCGCTTCGGAACTTCCCAGCATCCAGAGGAGGGACCCGAGGCGAGAGATCACCTCCCGGCGGAGCGGGGGAGGGACATCTCCTCCCCCCGCCGCCCAGCCTGTCCTCGGCTCTTCTCCGCCGGGGACTTGGCGGAGGCGGCGTCCCGAGACGGTGGTCTCGCTTTGTCGCAAAGGCGAACCCGCTGATGCCCCGCTCCCCCGGCTGGGGCAGGCGAGCCCGGCCGGCAGCTCTGGGACTT
This Agelaius phoeniceus isolate bAgePho1 chromosome 5, bAgePho1.hap1, whole genome shotgun sequence DNA region includes the following protein-coding sequences:
- the SOCS2 gene encoding suppressor of cytokine signaling 2 — its product is MTLRSAESLESAESSGERWGYPGAAAPVAEECREAEHLAAAMEELRRAGWYWGNMTVAEAKERLQDAPEGTFLVRDSSHSEYLLTISVKTSAGPTNLRIEYQDGKFRLDSITCVRSRLKQFNSVVHLIEYYVLMCKDRTETPSNGTVHLYLSKPLYTSAPSLQHRCRIAINKSTNQIWELPLPTRLKEYLKEYQYQV